ttgaaagtggtgagcatttttggtaggaactaaaaatatttaattgaagttaaaaagctatataaaatttttgaccaattttattttttcgcaaattctggaaaaatttctgcagagtgctggcagtaattaagaaaaaccaaaaatttacttgtggaaaaacacttccaataatagcacttcatcaaatctcaaccaccaaATCACTCAATCAACACAAATCCATCTAATCTTCACAATTCATAACATTTGCAAGACAGTTAAGTAAAtccattcacattgcatttaaaatatttgattacATTCACAATTTAGTTCACAGACATAAAAAGTCAAAAAGACAATATGATTACATATTAATTGTACAACTGCTTAGTTACAATAATACATATGATTCCAAAATTATTTatatcaaataattacaagggtataatcaaaTACACATACAAAAGTCTCTGAGTAGTCCCCacaatcagcagctcactttgctgctttttccttgcctctatctgcaacagcaaaaacTTTACTACTTTTTCCTTGCCTCTATCTGCAACaacaaaagaagctatcgctgagtataaaaatacttagtggtgcacaataaaatgtaaaatgcgtaatataaaacatttatgaacaattcacaatttaaaaatctcacaatcacatttccaaatttttcaaaactcattatagcacagttttgatcaaacaatttaataaatatagtattgccaattcatacacaacttaagctatgacacaaaattttagatcaatgccatgttgtacaccaccacaaagcgatctacaacctcactaatcgaaatcaatgagggaagtggctagctagctaatgattactcatccgatctcgacctcagttggtaagccagagagggaggaaaataaacgatctcaacctcataaatggaggaggaattatgcgatactgtcatgctaagtgtgaatccaaaatcaatttaaaacaattatttcccagtttatttaaccttttatgttctgtttttcttatttatacttacctatctagcaatcactaattatttgcattcaggatTATTAAGAAAGCATATTTTACAATGAAAGTTTTAATAATCTGTTACTCAGTTCAAAGATggttgaaaatattttaatttatattattaacgtTGATTAATATTTAAAGAGTAATAATTATCAGTTCACAAATTCTCCTTCCCATATAAAATAGGATTAACTTAAAGGAGTTTGATGAAACATTCAGTTGATTTAAGCCATATATTTGTTTAAAAATGAAccttttttttattcaaattaattaaCGTGGATTTTATTTACTGAATATGTTTTATCTACACCTTGATATATACACTCAATCAATTTACAGATGTCacattatataaaattatgatgGGTCCTATCTAAAATCATGATAGAGCCTATCCAAAATTATAGTTTATTAAATTTCCATTGATTGCGTACAagtattttctttatttaatttttaaagtaattttaaataatttattattgataaattgataatataaatatattttatattatgagattgatgaaattattaatataacatCTATGTAATTAATTGGAAAGATTTTAGGAATTATTATATTTCtaattctaaattaaaatttataatagaatTTCTcacataaataatatttttaaaataaaatttatagtttaaaaaaattttaatttatattatttatttaaatatattttaaaaaaattaacagaAAATTACACataaaaaagtttaattatatgtaACGACTATAAACACGTTCTAAAAAACTAGCTGTGTTAAAAGTTTTAAAGttcacaatttataaatacatataattataaaaataaaataaaaattgttaaaaataaaatgcaagttGCTTAAAGGGGCAAAGGAAGGTCACCAGTGCGGTAGAGAGAAGGGTCTGAAAACCTTACGAGAAAGAAGGTAATAAATAGAGAGTAAAATTATCATGTAAGGAATAGAGACTATTTAAAATTAtcgtaattttaaaaataatttatttttatcattaatttatgtGTGCGTATAttctaattattaaaaaaaatattgtatTTGTTGACAAGTGCTTGTCCCTAGCTATTGGCTTttccttgatcaaatttgtggcaTAAATCTGTGAGGAATCATTACTTTTGCAACTTATCCTCACATTTTGTCGGCACgatgaaattaaatttaaaatataaaatttgattaattagatttagaaattaataaattgaattaatttgtctcaaatatatttataatacccGCTAATAGCAAGTAAGAGCCTAAATTTTGAATGACAAATTATATTACTattcataaataaattattatctagtttttgaaattttataaaaataataagtaaattcttatatttttaacaatttttttttgaaaaatactttttaaaaaactatatttggaattttttttaattgttgacAAGAATTTATAAATCAGCCCTAATCATTCATGTGTTTTTTCCTATATAATAGATGTAGTCCATATGAGTTTTTTGATAAATGGTTCTTGAGAGTTGAGGGTGTTTGCTTTCATTCATGGAACCATCTTCCATCTTATCCAATAAAAGTGAGGATCCTGTTTCAGGAACCAGCGCATCTTCAACAAATCATACAAAGTATAAGGAGATCATCTCGACTCTTCCTCGAATTGAAGGTAGATGGCGACAATCTCTGCAACTCCATGAATACCAAGGCTTTTGGTTCGGTCAAAATATACTTGAAGGCATCATGTCTGCACAGGAACACCTCAAAGCTCAACCTACTGATATTTTCATTTGCAGCCATCCAAAATCTGGAACAACTTGGCTTAAAGCCCTGTCTTTTGCCATTCTGACAAGAAAACGTTTTAGCTATTCCTCCACAAATCCTTTGCTTTCTGAGCTTCCACATGATGTTATGCCCTTTATTGATATTTCAGCATTCACTGATATTACCAGCAGAGACCCTGAACTTCCACTTTTGTCCACTCACATGCCTTACACTTCCTTGCCCAAGTCCATTGTAGAGGGTAAgtgtaaaattatttacatctgcAGGGATCCCAAGGATTTGTTTATTTCATTGTGGCACTTTACTAGTAAGTTAAGAGGTACAAGCGCAGAAACCTTTCCATTGGAGGAGGCATGTCAGAAATTTTGTGAAGGACTCCATAATTATGGCCCTTACTGGGATCATGTTTTGGGTTATTGGAAAGCAAGCCTTCAATTTCCCGAGAGAATGCTCTTCATCAAATATGAAGATCTGCAAAATGACACCTTCTCCTATGTCAAGAGAATGGCAGAGTTCATGGGTTGCCCTTTCTCCATGGAAGAAGAAAGACAAGGATTAGTGCAAAAAGTCGTCGACTTGTGCAGCTTTGAGATTCTTAGCAATTTGGAGGTGAATAAGAGTAAAAAGCACAGCTCTGCAGCAAGACaatatttgaaaattgaaaagagAGCATTTTTCAGGAAAGGTAAGGTTGGTGATTGGGAGAACTATTTGACAGCTGAAATGGCAgctacaattgatcaaataactgaacagaaGTTCTGTGGTTCTGGCTTGTCTTTTAAAGCTCCATAAACATCTTTGTGTCAGTGCCATAATTTTGCTTGTGTTTTAGAATGGTCTGGTATGCTCTTATAGCTTAGAATGATTGCAGCTATTATCTTTagtttttaatgaaaattaatttgaatGTTTATCACTCTTCTGTGATCAACCTAAATATGTTTTTAATGATATGAATGAAGGCTTGTACTTGTCTAAGTTTGCAATAAAAATTTGTCAGCTATTCAGTCTTTGGGATTACAATATGATCGGATATTTTGGATATTCAATTCAGATATACCCATATTGTATTTGGATTTTATGtattggaagaagaagaagaagatgggatTTAGATATACCCATATTATATTTGGATTTTATgtatttgaagaagaagaagaagtttcaGCGTCTCGAAAGCGAAGGAAGACAAATTTCTTTACGGGAAATGTGAGGACAAACTTTGCGGGAAAAAAGAAAAGCGAGGGCAAAGTTGCTTTGGATAAGGAGTGTCTTAATTTCTTTTGCTTGATGGAGTTAACTCACCTCCTCTTCTTGAACTTCTTGTAGCTAGCTACTAATTTTAACTtgcttttaatatatataattgtcTTTAGTGTTAAATTgggaaaattatataatttttaaaaatcttttgaacttattttaattaaatttaaaattaaactaatttttttaCATAATACCTAATCTTAAGTCTAAAGAAAACATCCAGTAGAGAAGTTATTATATACAAATTTAGTGATAAGCGTTATTAATACTTTCAGTACTGAAAAGCTATTTAATAAAGATTTGACACCTCTTATTCCATGCAAAATTtataaacaaattttaattttaaatatttctataaaattaaaatttaaaattattttaatagtaattatatttatattaaaaatcttgttataattttatatttttaattctatgagtactattaattcattaaaaattatttattacaataaaattaataaacagTATTAAATATCGAATctcatttatattaattttttttaattattctaaatatttataaatttataatattaaattataaaattactctTAAAAAgtaactatttaattaacataattataaaactattattattaaaaaatacctatttaattgaataaaaaatttgTATTTGTCTCACTAGATATAAAATTCTAGTCTTGTTTAATGACaaatattttatttgttataaatttgtagctattttttaaaatattaataatggaTAACTTTTATATTTATACACTCTATTTTCCTGTAATAAAACTGAAGCTTAATTAATTTTGactaatattttttttcaatatatttcttttatcttttattttctaatCAGCAAAATCTATTTATAGGTCTTTAAATTTTTTACGTTTTTGTATGTGATAGGTATCATTCTTATAAGGGTAGTTGCATGCAAATGTGAATAATAAGATTTTATTATATTatcaatattaaataaaatctatATTCTTGCAAATTCAATGATATTTGTATATAAATAGACTAAGAtagattgatttttcttttttttttaattttaatattgatgtattttataatatttgagatgattaatatcatttttacatAATAATGCATTTTATATGTGATTGCatgagattttaattttttgggtctattaattattttaaatgtagattaattataatttattattatcctTACATGCATgaacatatttttttatttttaatttatcaatCCATCTTAGTTAGATTGTTAATTTTGACTATAAGATTATAAGAAATCCTAGTTTATCAATCCATATTAAACTGACAATATAAAGTTTCAAGATATCaatataaagaaaatgaaaattttataatgataattCACCAAATTACTGGATACAATTTAAAAGTTAtcctattttctaattttataaataatatttttcacgTTAATCTAAGTTATACTATCTCTTTatgtaattaatattattttaaattacaaaaaatataatataagcaAGTTAAacttttttcaaaataaaataacaaaatttacataaatttaattttttattaatttattttaatttttaaatattttcatccATTTATATGTTTAAaacatattattatatttttttttattaaattacattcaaTTTGATAATTatgttattattatatataacacataacttttataaaaatatgataagataaaaagcatactaattttaaattaaaaaataattttatttatataattaattaaaataatattaaaattaatatttaataatattatgataatattatattatataaaaataaaaaattatatataaaaattaaataacaaatATGCACAACAGAATAATACCGTACAATACCCATGACAGAAAATATCAGAATTATAATGGTACTTGCATTTTGTTGACTTTTAAGATTCTACCCtttattgagtttttttttttttaaatgaaagttattatgtaattttataattaaaattttttagcctaataaaattttaaaattaaaaaaaaattcaaatgaaatgaataaaatttatctaAAAACGGTGGCAGGGGTAGAATTTTAAGCTTAGAGGAAAAATTATTAAACTATCCAAACTCAAATAATGAAATCATATTAAAAACTACTCTTTTTTTCCAATTATAACTAATTTTTAATCAGCTCCAATAAAATCTCTATTAAAATAAGCTAACGTGAAACACCTGAATTGAGGAGAAGATGCTACAAAGacaatatattttctttttttttattattaaaaaaaatttaagtccATATCCTTAAGAAAAAGGTTTTTCTTGTAGATTTTGATCACCTGGCCAATTCTCTAGTCACACTAGCTTCCTTATAGGAAAATGGTTATTAAAAGTTGACttggctagttatcctaatgaggagtagaaTTCCATGCTGTAAAAGATTGATAATAGTATATTTGGACCTAAAAGACGAAGAACAATGGTATGAAGACATAGGAAAGTATCTAAAAatgagagaatactcgcaattagccaataaaagagacaaaacaacAAATCGTAGATTAACTAATCAATTTACTTTGGTTAGGGGTAACTCCACAAAAAGTTCATTTTTACGTGATAAGGATGGAACAAAAATGACCTGCGACCTAATGTTGGATTAAAACTAAGACAAGGACCACAAAATTCATTGATTAGAGATATCAATTTCTTAATAAAAGTATAATATGAGGatcaaattattaataaaaataaatttaagaatcaaatttgataatgtaAAAAATAGTACCTTCTTATATAGGAGTCTCAATTTGGTCTTAGCTAAGGGACCTCTAAAATAGAGAAAATTCAATTAAAGGTTCACCAAAATCTATTCTTGCTGAGATCCTCTAACGCTCAAGTTAAGGAAGGTGATTATTTGTAATAATAGAGAGAAATGGCCTGTTTGGTATTGCTATTGAAACtgctgttgagaaaattatttttttaaatatattaattagacagtattaaaaaataattaaaaattaaatttaatcagttttaattatactaaaataacaaaataactttttctaaactatttttttcaacagcatctaaaatagtgcttttattcagaaaagtagTTTCAGACTCTGAAACTCAATACCAAACAGGGCTAAAGTATGTAGAGAATAGGGAGAAGTAATAAATGAGTAAAATAGAAGGTTGAAGGTGAAATCTGTAAAGCTTCCATGAATAATGGCATGTCTGAGTTCCTATTCATAGTTGATCTTTTTTTGCTATGAAGTAATGACAGGCAAGTGGATCAACTTGCTCCCTTACTCATGCATTTAGCTTATTTGGGAAATATTTTATCTTTTATAAATCGGGCGATGAGTTTGTATTGATAAGCATTATTAGCGGATCCCAGTAAGGCTACAAGTCAACAATGATGGGCGTGAGAAGTGGGCATGCACACCCGGTGTACATATATATTTCGCTTGTTCCCTTGAGAAAAttaatatatcattttattttttttagaaactCATAAGTTAATGCTACTGATAGAGATCGCCAGCTTCATATCCCTCTGAAGTAATTTTTAATTAGACTAGAAAAATagtgatttatttttaaaaatatttcttatttttaaattataagaattttaataatgtaCTTTACTGTAGAAATTATCACATGGCATATATACTTTTTCCtactttatttatattttattggtATGtttcaattaatttagaaaataatctattaatcaatttatttatttattatcacacgaaataaaatgttaattaattaaaaagtttattataaacaaattttaataatatgattgtgaaaatataaaatgtaaatatatatatatatatatatatatatatatatattaaattatattattaaaataaaataataaataatctacGTTAGGAACAAACTATaattatataatgtaattaaattaattaaatttgttaTCTTGGATCCGCAATTAATCCTAAGGATCATCATATGTGAATTGGTAGATTTCTTATAGTTGGTATTGCTACACATAAGGTCATTTTTATGGTAAGAGACTATGATCTAATTACATTTTCTAATAAAATAGATCTATTTAAACTATGATAAAATAAGTTATTTATTGCTGTATTATCAACTttttattaaattcaaaaattggacATAAAATTTTGAAGATTTTAAAAATAATGTTAATATTTTGTGAAAATTAAAACATTTGAACTAAAACCAAATAAGTAAgaggtttgaatttttttttttttaaataatttagccTTTTCTCATAATATGCTTGTAATAATAGTCAATTCATGAAATGATGTGACTTGCTAAATTATTGCTAAaaacaaactatatatatatatatatatatatatatatatatatatatatatatataggaataaAAGTTGCATTGTTGGATTACTTTATATAATGTATGGCAATAATTTCTCCAAGCCAATTAAATAATGTACTAAATGATTAATTATGAGGATAGTGATATGTGTGGGTACCATTGTCCATTTGAAATAAATGGCATATGTAGATGTTGTGAAAATCACACTCAcataaattaaaagaacataaaatTTAATATGATTTGGCATAAGTCTAATCcatcaaataaatttattataaagtaaaaataattatacaatcattaattatttttctcaccctcaaaatTACTCAAACAAAACTCATAAAATTCAGAGCACCTTTCTACTTCTTGAAATCTCTTCAATATAATGGCCAACTAACTAGTCATATGTATAGGCGATTAAAACCTAGTTCTTAcgagactctaattattaaacttcataatttaaattattttaaacttCCTATTTTATTTCttcctaaattaaattttatcctaattaattttaattcctaattctaattggacttggactctaacaGTCTCCACCTTTAAGTCATATATAATTAATCTTCACAACTTCTGTAAaagtcaattttttttaaatacttcATTGCACTCTTGATTATTGATGTTGTCTCTTACTTCAACTTGCATTCTTCCAATCAATGTGTTTCTTTTGCAATTTGTAAAATTCTTTACACCAATCTTCTTGTTTTTCATGATCACGAGAGTACTTTAACTAAGTCTCATGACACCACCATGAATCAAACATCTATAACCTAAAAAATCAAATCTACCCAAGGAAATTAAATTCCTTTCAAATTTAGGAAAGTGTCTCACTTCATCGAACAATTTTACACAATCACCATATAGCTTAATTTTCATTCTTTCAACACCTTCAACCTCCATCCTATTCCCATTGGCTATATTCACTttgtctcttttcttttcttctatcaCATTAAACCATTCATTCTTTGAGCAAATATAGAATGGGCAAACAGAATCCATTAACCACTCAACTTGTGATGGATCTTTTGCCATTTCCTTATCATTATCCATATTCAAACATTTACTATCAACACCATCATCAATTGcaattgcagtagttccttccttttcttttccATGACTCTTTTTAAATTGTTCAAACTCTGTAAGATCTTCCTTCATCTTCATACAGTGGTATAGAATATGGTCCTTCTCATGACAGTAGTAGCATTCTCCATTTTCAAGGTCTACTTGTGATCTTAAGCTCGATCTACTATTTTTTCTCTAATTGTTTTCACGTGGATTGCTTCTATCATGACTAGAACCACTAACAAAAGCTCCACTTCCATTGCTACTACACGTCTTCTTGAGCTTCTCATTATTCAAGATAATAGCGGTAACCTCTTCTACCTTCAAAGTCTCCTTCCCAACTATTAGGGTTGTTATCAAACTTTTATAAGATTGTGGGAGAGAGGTTAGAAGCAAGAGAGTTTTGTCTTCATCATCTACTTTCACAACCACACTAACTAATTGGATAATTAACTTTTTAAAAACAATTAGGTAATCCTTTACATCAGTACCTTCCTACATTCTGAGTTTGTACAACTCCTTCTTCAAGTACAAACAATTTGTGAGTGACTTTGACATGTGCAGGCTTTCCAATTTCTTCTACAAAACAACTGACGAAATATTCTACAAAACATTATACTTCACATTAAGGGCCAACGTCAATCTAATCGTACTCACGACCCTTTGTTGAAATTCCTCTCAATCATCATCTTTCATGGCTACCAATTGCTTCTCGTTCAATGCTTTGATTAATTCTTATTATATAATGACATCCTTCACAGTACTTTGccacaaattaaaattaattttcccaTCGAACGActccacctcaaattttgtgCTCGTCATCTTTGACATTTTGAACCATAAATCTGATATCAATTGTTATAAAAATCATACccacataaattaaaaaatataaaatttaatgtgGTTTGGCATAACCCAACTCCACCAAACAAATCCACTATAAaggaaacaaaaaaaattatacaactactaattatttttctcaccctcaaaatTATTCAAACAAAACTTACGAAATTTAGTGCATCTCTCTATTTTGTGAGCTCTCTTCAATATAATGGCCAACCAACCACTCATATATATAGGCCATTAAAACTAAGTCCTTTTGAAACTTTAATTAtgaacttcataatttaaattctactaaacttcctaTTTTATTTCTTCCTAAAATAAACTTtatcctaattaattttaattcttaattcTAATTAGACTTGGACTCTAACAAATTTTATATCTAATTTAACTAAAtagaaattaagaaaaaaaaatccaatttaattgaaattgaaaatattcAATGGGCTATTGATTAtaactaattgaataaaaaaataaaatatatatttgtattattaattaattaataaaatactaataaaaatatttttataattttttatttgtaaaaaatatgatttaatattaataagagaataattataacttaaatattattataaaattataaaaataataattataaataatatattattaataaattataattaatatattaattaatagaaatttagtTTTTCAATTAATTCAGTTACCAAATAAAAGGTAATCGAATTGATAATTGAAaatcgaaattttaataattacTAATAGAAAACTGAACGGGATCAAACTTATTCTTACCAAAATAaccaaatttcattagtttggtttggtttttcAGTTATAATCGAATAGTGCATACTCCTACTTCTATCCCATTTCAAGTGATGTTTTTAAAACAAATTTGTCCcactttatttacttttttagaaaattaaggaaatattaattatattttttcaaCTTTACCCTTGTTTATTGTTATCCacagtatatatttttttttccttatcacATTTCTCTGTCTAAATTAAATTCAAATGCAATTTAGTCAGTTGTTAgtacttttttttataaaaatgaggttattaattattttcttaattatagtataaaaatcttaaaaattcaCTTGAAATGGAATGAAGGGAGTAATTCATGTGCTATAAACTATGATGACTTATTTTCTTCGTTTTTTTTTTAGATGAGCTGATGACTTACTTTCTTAgttcattttttatttatcaaTTAAAGTTCTTGTATGGTAATTAAGGAAGtaattaagtcatctaaactatAACAAAATGCTCATTAATTTGACTAAATTATCCTTTATCTTACCTAAttattccaattttaataattttctatccattaatttgcctctaaattGTAGAAATAGTAGTTACTGCGACACAACTAAAATAATTAAGAGAGAGAGGTGATAAGGTTTTAGAAAATCGTAGAAATAGTTATTATATGTTTAGTAGAgatgaaaaattagaaaaaaaattaattagtacttatt
The DNA window shown above is from Hevea brasiliensis isolate MT/VB/25A 57/8 unplaced genomic scaffold, ASM3005281v1 Scaf269, whole genome shotgun sequence and carries:
- the LOC131176910 gene encoding flavonol sulfotransferase-like, which codes for MEPSSILSNKSEDPVSGTSASSTNHTKYKEIISTLPRIEGRWRQSLQLHEYQGFWFGQNILEGIMSAQEHLKAQPTDIFICSHPKSGTTWLKALSFAILTRKRFSYSSTNPLLSELPHDVMPFIDISAFTDITSRDPELPLLSTHMPYTSLPKSIVEGKCKIIYICRDPKDLFISLWHFTSKLRGTSAETFPLEEACQKFCEGLHNYGPYWDHVLGYWKASLQFPERMLFIKYEDLQNDTFSYVKRMAEFMGCPFSMEEERQGLVQKVVDLCSFEILSNLEVNKSKKHSSAARQYLKIEKRAFFRKGKVGDWENYLTAEMAATIDQITEQKFCGSGLSFKAP